The following coding sequences lie in one Stenotrophomonas rhizophila genomic window:
- a CDS encoding calcineurin-like phosphoesterase C-terminal domain-containing protein: MTRTAAWLACLLLTTAPALAAEVTVTGKVYQERDGKPGRGPTDPGMAGVQVSNGEVIVRTAADGSYSLPVRDGQTVFVIKPDEYRFPAASNGLPSYWRHYAPQGSPRLKYDGIRATGSNVRNWDFALEPAKGSDAARAGFEMLVFTDSQTASRQDIDYYQRAIVDPIIGKHPARLGTTLGDIVNDDLDLYPTINKATALLQVPWFHVPGNHDLDFDAGDDRHSLDSWRAVYGPDTYAVEEGGASFVFLDDVVYDPAAKPSYVGGLRPDQFTFLGNYLKGLPRDRLVVLGMHIPLFDAAPGRETFRHADRTRLFALLKEFPNVLVLSGHSHTQQHYYHGAAEGWQGSKPLHEYNVGAACGAFWSGVKDSNGIPDATMSDGTPNGYAVLSVKPGGDYGLRYYVARAPDDYQIALHAPKVLRKDAYPAWGVYANVFMGQADTLVEYRVDSGAWQTMKRVEQPDPRLLVENVADDQAERLRGFDRSPEATPSPHLWRGALPTNLTAGEHKVEVRAVHADGPTASASTSYRLQVGKP, from the coding sequence ATGACCCGCACTGCTGCCTGGCTGGCTTGCCTGCTGTTGACTACCGCACCCGCCCTGGCCGCCGAGGTGACCGTGACCGGCAAGGTCTATCAGGAACGCGACGGCAAGCCCGGGCGCGGGCCCACCGACCCGGGCATGGCCGGGGTGCAGGTGTCCAACGGCGAGGTGATCGTGCGCACTGCCGCCGACGGCAGCTACAGCCTGCCGGTGCGCGACGGGCAGACGGTGTTTGTGATCAAGCCCGATGAGTACCGCTTCCCGGCCGCCAGCAACGGGCTGCCGTCGTACTGGCGCCACTACGCGCCGCAGGGCTCGCCGCGGCTGAAGTACGACGGTATCCGCGCCACCGGCAGCAACGTGCGCAACTGGGACTTCGCGCTGGAACCGGCCAAGGGCAGCGACGCCGCCCGCGCCGGGTTTGAGATGCTGGTCTTCACCGATTCGCAGACCGCCAGCCGGCAGGACATCGACTATTACCAGCGCGCCATCGTCGACCCCATCATCGGCAAGCATCCGGCACGGCTGGGCACCACGCTCGGCGATATCGTCAACGACGACCTGGACCTGTACCCGACCATCAACAAGGCCACCGCGCTGCTGCAGGTGCCGTGGTTCCACGTGCCGGGCAACCATGACCTGGATTTCGACGCCGGCGATGACCGCCACTCGCTGGACAGCTGGCGCGCGGTGTACGGGCCCGATACCTACGCGGTGGAAGAGGGCGGGGCCAGTTTCGTGTTCCTCGACGACGTGGTCTACGACCCTGCCGCCAAGCCGAGCTACGTGGGCGGGCTGCGCCCGGACCAGTTCACCTTCCTCGGCAACTACCTGAAGGGCCTGCCGCGCGATCGCCTGGTGGTGCTGGGCATGCACATTCCGCTGTTCGATGCCGCGCCCGGCCGCGAAACCTTCCGCCACGCCGACCGCACGCGCCTGTTCGCGTTGCTCAAGGAGTTTCCCAACGTGCTGGTGCTCAGCGGCCACAGCCACACCCAGCAGCACTACTACCATGGCGCCGCCGAGGGCTGGCAGGGCAGCAAGCCGTTGCATGAGTACAACGTGGGCGCCGCCTGTGGCGCGTTCTGGTCGGGCGTGAAGGACAGCAACGGGATCCCCGATGCCACCATGAGCGATGGCACGCCGAACGGCTATGCGGTGTTGTCGGTCAAGCCCGGCGGCGACTACGGCCTGCGCTATTACGTGGCCCGCGCGCCGGATGACTACCAGATTGCCCTGCACGCGCCCAAGGTGCTGCGCAAGGACGCCTACCCGGCATGGGGCGTGTACGCCAACGTGTTCATGGGCCAGGCCGATACGCTGGTGGAATACCGCGTGGACAGTGGTGCCTGGCAGACCATGAAGCGGGTGGAACAGCCCGACCCGCGCCTGTTGGTGGAGAACGTGGCCGACGACCAGGCCGAGCGCCTGCGCGGTTTCGATCGCTCTCCCGAAGCCACGCCGTCGCCGCACCTGTGGCGCGGCGCGCTGCCCACCAACCTGACGGCGGGCGAGCACAAGGTTGAAGTGCGCGCAGTGCACGCCGATGGCCCCACCGCCTCGGCCAGCACCAGCTACCGCCTGCAGGTCGGCAAGCCCTGA
- the hisIE gene encoding bifunctional phosphoribosyl-AMP cyclohydrolase/phosphoribosyl-ATP diphosphatase HisIE: MSIEVLPSREALDGLAWSKGDGLLPVVVQDADSLAVLMLGYANAESLEMTLATGHMTFYSRSKQRLWTKGESSGNVLAVVAVRVDCDNDTLLVSARPAGPTCHTGSDSCFERAPGNFLGRLDAFVRQREQQRPPGSYTTTLFDGEIRRIAQKVGEEGVETALAGVAQDDAALLGESADLLFHLIVLLRARGLSLADAVAVLAARHAG; the protein is encoded by the coding sequence ATGTCTATTGAGGTACTGCCGTCGCGCGAGGCGCTGGACGGACTGGCGTGGAGCAAGGGCGACGGCCTGCTGCCGGTGGTGGTGCAGGATGCCGACAGCCTGGCCGTGCTGATGCTCGGCTATGCCAACGCCGAATCGCTGGAAATGACCCTGGCCACCGGCCACATGACCTTCTACAGCCGCAGCAAGCAGCGCCTGTGGACCAAGGGCGAGTCGTCGGGCAACGTGCTGGCGGTGGTGGCGGTGCGCGTGGACTGCGACAACGACACGTTGTTGGTGAGTGCGCGCCCGGCGGGCCCGACCTGCCACACCGGCAGCGACAGCTGCTTCGAGCGGGCCCCGGGCAACTTCCTGGGCCGCCTGGATGCGTTCGTGCGCCAGCGCGAGCAGCAGCGCCCCCCGGGCAGTTACACCACCACGCTGTTCGACGGCGAGATCCGCCGCATCGCGCAGAAGGTGGGCGAGGAGGGGGTGGAAACCGCGCTGGCCGGGGTGGCCCAGGACGATGCGGCGCTGCTGGGCGAGTCAGCCGACCTGCTGTTCCACCTGATCGTGCTGCTGCGCGCGCGCGGTTTGTCGCTGGCCGACGCGGTGGCCGTGTTGGCGGCGCGCCACGCAGGGTGA
- the hisF gene encoding imidazole glycerol phosphate synthase subunit HisF, whose translation MLSRRLIPCLDVRDGRVVKGVRFRDHVDMGDIAELALRYRDQGADELVFYDIGASPEGRAVDVGWIERIARLIDIPFCVAGGISDVETARRVLYAGADKISVNSPALGRPALIEELADAFGVQCVVVGIDSVREADGEWRVRRFSGDPDKTQAVPVRTLDWLVEAQRRGAGEIVLNCMDSDGVRRGYDVAQLRQARALCQVPLIASGGAGEMQHFADVFDQADVDGALAASVFHSGAIAIPALKQFLREQQIEVRDVY comes from the coding sequence ATGCTGAGCCGCCGGCTGATTCCCTGCCTGGACGTGCGCGATGGCCGCGTGGTCAAGGGCGTGCGTTTCCGCGACCACGTCGACATGGGCGACATCGCCGAGCTGGCGCTGCGCTACCGCGACCAGGGCGCCGACGAGCTGGTGTTCTACGACATCGGTGCCAGCCCCGAAGGCCGTGCGGTGGACGTGGGCTGGATCGAGCGCATCGCGCGCCTGATCGACATTCCGTTCTGCGTGGCCGGCGGAATCTCCGACGTGGAGACCGCGCGCCGGGTGCTGTATGCCGGTGCCGACAAGATTTCGGTCAATTCCCCGGCACTGGGGCGCCCGGCGCTGATCGAGGAACTGGCCGATGCGTTCGGCGTGCAGTGCGTGGTGGTCGGCATCGATTCGGTGCGCGAGGCCGACGGGGAATGGCGGGTACGGCGCTTCAGCGGCGACCCGGACAAGACCCAGGCCGTGCCGGTGCGCACGCTGGACTGGCTGGTCGAGGCGCAGCGCCGCGGTGCCGGCGAGATCGTGCTGAACTGCATGGACAGCGACGGTGTGCGCCGCGGCTACGACGTGGCCCAGCTGCGCCAGGCACGCGCGCTGTGCCAGGTGCCGCTGATCGCCTCCGGCGGAGCCGGTGAGATGCAGCACTTTGCCGACGTGTTCGACCAGGCCGATGTCGATGGTGCGTTGGCCGCCAGCGTTTTCCACAGTGGCGCCATCGCCATTCCCGCGCTCAAGCAGTTCCTGCGCGAGCAGCAGATCGAGGTTCGAGATGTCTATTGA
- a CDS encoding glucokinase, whose translation MSLLTPGRESSVETLLVADVGGTFARLAVAELRAGQPPQLVGLRRYSCAAFASLAAILADFIASAGQPLDSAVVAIAGLLEGDHLVNTNLPWPVSVADTRTQAGLRSLALINDFEAVAYAIPHVQADTLVPLNGAPDTASRWPALVLGPGTGLGAALRFQGGHQPVLASEAGHAALTAGTALELEILRQMQQRWAHVDQERILSGSGLMNLYPCLCGLRGVAPQWDTPEQLIAAAHLGDDPVAVETLEVFSAWLGSLAGDLAITFGARSVYLVGGIPPRIAHFLHAGGFQARFLAKGVMGRVLAQVPVWRVEHGELGMLGAAVWHAARHERAVA comes from the coding sequence GTGTCTTTGCTGACGCCCGGTCGGGAATCGTCTGTTGAAACGCTGCTCGTGGCCGACGTCGGTGGCACGTTCGCGCGCCTGGCCGTGGCCGAACTGCGTGCCGGTCAGCCGCCGCAGCTTGTCGGCCTGCGCCGTTACAGCTGTGCCGCGTTTGCCAGCCTGGCCGCGATCCTGGCCGATTTCATCGCCAGCGCCGGGCAGCCGCTGGACAGCGCCGTGGTGGCGATCGCCGGGCTGCTGGAAGGCGACCACCTGGTCAACACCAACCTGCCGTGGCCGGTGTCGGTGGCCGACACGCGCACCCAGGCCGGCCTGCGCTCATTGGCGCTGATCAACGATTTCGAAGCGGTCGCCTACGCGATCCCGCATGTGCAGGCCGATACCCTGGTGCCGCTCAATGGCGCGCCTGACACCGCATCGCGTTGGCCGGCGCTGGTGCTCGGCCCGGGCACCGGGCTCGGCGCGGCCCTGCGTTTCCAAGGCGGGCACCAACCCGTACTGGCCAGCGAAGCCGGCCATGCCGCGCTTACTGCCGGCACCGCACTGGAACTGGAGATCCTGCGGCAGATGCAGCAGCGCTGGGCGCACGTGGACCAAGAGCGCATCCTGTCCGGAAGCGGCCTGATGAACCTGTACCCCTGCCTGTGCGGCCTTCGCGGCGTGGCACCGCAGTGGGACACCCCCGAACAGCTGATCGCCGCCGCGCATCTGGGCGACGACCCCGTCGCGGTGGAAACGCTGGAGGTCTTCAGCGCGTGGCTGGGCAGCCTGGCCGGCGACCTGGCCATCACCTTCGGTGCGCGGTCGGTGTACCTGGTGGGCGGCATTCCGCCGCGCATCGCGCACTTCCTGCACGCGGGCGGCTTCCAGGCGCGGTTCCTGGCCAAGGGTGTGATGGGCCGGGTGCTGGCGCAGGTGCCGGTGTGGCGGGTGGAACATGGCGAACTGGGCATGCTGGGTGCGGCGGTATGGCACGCCGCGCGCCACGAACGCGCCGTGGCATGA